One genomic region from Sulfurimonas sp. hsl 1-7 encodes:
- the rplS gene encoding 50S ribosomal protein L19 has translation MRNKYIENFEKAQIADKNIPDFRAGDTVRLAVTIKEGDKTRVQNYEGVCIARRGQGTGETVTVRKIGANGVGIERIFPIYTDSINEITVIRRGRVRRAKLFYLRNLAGKAARIKELRRK, from the coding sequence ATGAGAAATAAGTACATAGAAAACTTTGAAAAAGCACAAATCGCTGACAAAAATATTCCAGATTTTCGTGCTGGTGATACTGTTCGTCTAGCAGTAACTATTAAAGAGGGAGACAAAACTCGTGTTCAAAATTACGAGGGTGTTTGTATCGCAAGACGTGGTCAAGGTACAGGTGAAACTGTAACTGTACGTAAAATTGGTGCTAACGGTGTAGGTATTGAGAGAATTTTCCCAATCTATACTGATTCAATCAATGAAATCACAGTTATTCGTCGCGGTCGTGTTCGTCGTGCGAAACTTTTCTACTTACGTAACCTAGCTGGTAAAGCTGCACGTATTAAAGAGCTTAGAAGAAAATAA
- the trmD gene encoding tRNA (guanosine(37)-N1)-methyltransferase TrmD, which translates to MTFTFVTLFSNLIEGYFGDSILKRAIEKGILDIKYLNPRDYSKNKHLKVDDTAVGGGAGMVMNPQPLYDCLEDLQKKDEDVHIVFLTPVAKPFTQNDAKRLAKKSHVAFVSGRYEGIDERVIEKYADEVFSIGDYILTGGELASMVICDATARNVEGVLGNSESLEVESFETELLEAPSFSKPQTYEQISVPSEYLKGNHSKIRSLKFALSEAKTKFFRPEQLLKHKTRKSYEK; encoded by the coding sequence ATGACTTTTACTTTTGTAACCCTTTTTTCAAATTTGATTGAGGGTTATTTCGGTGACTCTATCTTAAAAAGAGCAATCGAAAAAGGGATTTTAGATATTAAGTATCTAAACCCTAGAGATTACTCAAAAAATAAACATCTTAAAGTAGATGATACTGCAGTCGGCGGTGGAGCAGGGATGGTAATGAATCCTCAACCACTTTATGACTGTTTGGAAGATTTACAAAAAAAAGATGAAGATGTTCATATAGTTTTTCTAACTCCAGTTGCAAAACCTTTTACGCAGAATGATGCGAAAAGACTTGCAAAAAAATCACATGTAGCGTTTGTGAGTGGGCGCTATGAAGGGATTGATGAGAGGGTAATTGAGAAATATGCTGATGAAGTTTTTAGCATAGGTGACTACATATTAACAGGAGGTGAACTAGCCTCGATGGTAATATGTGATGCCACTGCTAGAAATGTTGAAGGTGTACTTGGAAACAGTGAATCGCTTGAAGTTGAAAGCTTTGAGACTGAATTACTGGAAGCTCCAAGCTTCTCAAAACCACAGACTTATGAGCAAATAAGTGTTCCATCAGAATACTTAAAGGGAAATCATAGTAAAATTCGCTCACTAAAATTCGCCTTGTCTGAAGCAAAGACCAAGTTCTTCAGACCTGAGCAGCTGTTAAAGCATAAAACAAGGAAATCTTATGAGAAATAA